A stretch of Cyanobacterium sp. HL-69 DNA encodes these proteins:
- the gst gene encoding glutathione S-transferase, with the protein MAIAPLPWQELEQLTDYHIDRVNGPTNSQSTLRLFNHSEDEVRVTLYRDNHAWCPYCQKIWLWLEEKQIPYRIKKVTMFCYGQKESWYKQKVPSGMLPALELDGKIITESDDILIALEQAFGVLKFGMEEKNVLPMRKLERLLFRAWCTWLCYPTILPQQEANNRKQFIQVVKKVESAIAQTPSPYFLEDFSTADVIFTPYVERMNASLYYYKGYSLREENPQLSAWFDAMETRPTYRGTQSDFHTHAHDLPPQMGGCYSNGESQTLQNQEKVDRGDWFFLPDVAYPEPENSRQEALHRVLKHRQNIIEVNPADNQLFDQALRCALTQMMTGEDCKPPAQSALGLRYLLDRINVPRDMSIYAGKRLRQALEYTASLDSNIQPDPLPIRHRRDQNPLNFRGGVVSEK; encoded by the coding sequence ATGGCGATCGCACCTTTACCTTGGCAAGAACTAGAACAATTAACGGATTATCATATCGATAGAGTAAACGGCCCCACCAACTCCCAAAGCACCCTCAGACTCTTCAACCACTCCGAAGATGAAGTCAGAGTAACCCTCTATCGAGATAATCATGCTTGGTGTCCCTATTGTCAAAAAATATGGCTGTGGTTAGAAGAAAAACAAATCCCCTACCGCATCAAAAAAGTAACCATGTTTTGTTATGGTCAAAAAGAATCATGGTATAAACAAAAAGTACCTTCAGGAATGCTCCCTGCCCTCGAATTAGATGGTAAAATTATCACCGAAAGTGATGACATCTTAATCGCCCTAGAACAAGCCTTTGGGGTACTAAAGTTCGGCATGGAAGAGAAAAACGTACTGCCCATGCGCAAACTTGAAAGGCTACTATTTAGGGCATGGTGTACATGGCTATGTTATCCCACCATCCTCCCCCAACAAGAAGCCAATAATCGTAAACAATTTATCCAAGTAGTTAAGAAAGTTGAAAGTGCGATCGCCCAAACCCCCAGCCCTTACTTTCTCGAAGACTTTAGCACCGCCGATGTAATTTTTACCCCCTATGTAGAGAGAATGAATGCCAGTCTTTATTACTACAAAGGCTATTCATTACGAGAAGAAAATCCCCAACTCTCTGCTTGGTTTGATGCCATGGAAACCCGCCCCACCTACCGAGGGACCCAAAGTGATTTTCATACCCATGCCCACGACTTACCGCCCCAAATGGGAGGATGTTATAGTAACGGTGAATCCCAAACCTTACAAAATCAAGAAAAAGTAGATCGAGGAGATTGGTTTTTCTTACCCGATGTAGCTTACCCTGAGCCAGAAAATTCCCGCCAAGAAGCCCTCCACCGAGTCTTAAAACATCGTCAAAATATTATTGAAGTTAATCCCGCAGATAATCAATTATTTGACCAAGCCTTGCGCTGTGCCTTAACCCAAATGATGACAGGGGAAGATTGTAAACCTCCTGCCCAATCTGCCCTTGGATTAAGATATTTACTCGATAGGATAAATGTACCTCGAGATATGTCCATCTATGCAGGAAAAAGACTACGACAGGCATTAGAATATACCGCTAGTTTGGATAGTAACATACAACCAGACCCCTTACCCATCCGCCATCGTCGTGATCAAAATCCCCTCAACTTTCGAGGAGGAGTCGTGAGTGAGAAATAA
- a CDS encoding ferredoxin required for homocysteine biosynthesis, whose product MKKRVTLTFPRTMVQIPVTYRLAKEFNIAANIIRAQVAPNQVGKLVVELLGDIDQLEIAIDWMKSQEIKVSSATGEIIIDEETCVHCGLCTGVCPTESLTLNPSSYKLQFRQQTCIVCEQCIPTCPVQAITTNL is encoded by the coding sequence ATGAAAAAACGAGTAACCCTTACCTTTCCCCGCACCATGGTACAAATTCCCGTCACCTATCGCCTCGCCAAAGAATTTAACATCGCCGCCAACATCATCCGCGCCCAAGTCGCCCCCAACCAAGTAGGAAAATTAGTCGTAGAATTATTAGGAGATATTGATCAACTAGAAATCGCCATCGACTGGATGAAATCCCAAGAAATCAAAGTTTCATCCGCCACAGGAGAAATCATCATCGACGAAGAAACCTGCGTCCATTGCGGACTATGTACAGGAGTATGCCCCACCGAATCCCTCACCCTCAACCCCAGCAGTTATAAACTACAATTTCGCCAACAAACCTGCATCGTGTGTGAGCAATGTATTCCCACCTGCCCCGTCCAAGCCATCACCACAAACTTATAA
- the cysP gene encoding ABC-type sulfate uptake system substrate-binding component CysP, translating to MSRLSEKKQSKLNPSRIRDHLANERTYLAWMRSTREVAEAFVEFLYTPEAQTAFAEAGFRPVNEEVFAEFGDRFPVVENLFTIEDFGGWSQAQPEFFDDGAIFDQALLGR from the coding sequence ATGAGCAGATTGTCAGAGAAAAAACAATCAAAATTAAATCCCTCGCGCATCAGAGATCATTTAGCCAATGAACGAACATATCTGGCTTGGATGCGAAGTACAAGGGAAGTAGCAGAGGCTTTTGTGGAATTTCTTTACACCCCCGAAGCCCAAACAGCCTTTGCCGAGGCAGGTTTTCGCCCTGTTAATGAGGAAGTTTTTGCGGAATTTGGCGATCGCTTCCCCGTAGTAGAAAATCTATTTACCATTGAAGACTTTGGCGGTTGGAGTCAAGCCCAGCCCGAATTTTTCGATGATGGGGCAATTTTTGATCAAGCTCTTTTGGGAAGATAG
- the glnN gene encoding type III glutamine synthetase GlnN produces MSGNQSRVQAIYQITNREIKPFNSPKRLEEMWAKDVFTLSKMQECLPKDVFKSLQKTIQTGEPLDLSIADVVATAMRDWAISKRALYYAHVFYPLTNSTAEKHDGFVSVQGDGSVISEFAGKVLVKGEPDGSSFPNGGIRTTFEARGYTAWDVTSPAYVMETDNGVTLCIPTVFVSWTGEALDKKTPLLRSNAALNKSARRVLELLGHKDIAPINSSCGAEQEYFLVDSNFAHSRPDLLLAGRTLFGKPSAKGQEFDDHYFGAIPERVQVFMQDVEESMYRLGIPAKTRHNEVAPGQFELAPFFESANVATDHQQLTMTILRKMAKKHGFVCLLHEKPFAGINGSGKHVNWSVGNATQGNLLDPGDTPHSNAQFLLFCGAIIRGVHKFGPLMRAVVATASNDHRLGANEAPPAIMSVYLGSQLEDVYEQIRKGEITGSQLAQTMNIGIDTLPIIPKDPGDRNRTSPFAFTGNRFEFRAVGSSQSVAGPLVAMNTILADSLQWIAEKLDAELKQGTDLNDAIQKVLQEIMEKHGAVVFGGNGYSEEWHKMAVEERGLANLRTTADALPSLKYKEVEELFDKMGVLSPVELESRFEVYAEQYILSLEVEAKLVVSMAKTTIYPAAINYLSKLTSTMASLNNIGIKLDTCAIEKIATLVNQLIAEVEKLSEALHKEDFADTEAHMKYFAQTILPIMNEVRKYADALEGEVDDELWPLPTYQEMLFIK; encoded by the coding sequence ATGAGTGGAAATCAATCAAGGGTTCAAGCCATTTATCAAATCACCAACAGAGAGATAAAACCGTTCAACAGCCCCAAAAGATTGGAAGAAATGTGGGCAAAGGATGTGTTTACCCTCAGTAAAATGCAAGAATGCCTACCCAAAGACGTATTTAAATCCCTACAAAAAACTATCCAAACAGGAGAACCCCTCGACCTCTCCATTGCTGATGTAGTGGCTACCGCCATGAGAGATTGGGCAATTTCCAAAAGAGCTTTATACTACGCCCACGTATTCTACCCCCTTACCAACTCCACAGCAGAAAAACATGACGGCTTCGTATCTGTACAGGGCGATGGCTCAGTTATTTCTGAATTTGCAGGAAAAGTATTAGTAAAAGGAGAGCCTGACGGCTCATCCTTCCCTAACGGTGGCATTCGTACCACCTTTGAAGCTAGGGGATATACCGCTTGGGATGTGACTAGCCCCGCCTATGTGATGGAAACTGATAATGGTGTCACCCTTTGTATTCCTACCGTATTCGTTTCTTGGACAGGGGAAGCCCTCGACAAAAAAACTCCTCTCCTTCGTTCTAATGCTGCCCTCAACAAATCTGCCCGTCGAGTGTTGGAATTATTGGGACACAAAGACATTGCTCCTATCAACTCCAGTTGTGGTGCAGAGCAAGAATACTTCTTGGTTGATTCCAATTTCGCCCATAGTCGCCCCGATTTACTTTTGGCAGGTAGAACCTTATTTGGTAAACCATCGGCCAAAGGACAAGAATTTGATGACCACTATTTTGGTGCTATTCCTGAGCGGGTACAAGTCTTTATGCAAGATGTAGAAGAATCTATGTACCGTCTCGGCATCCCTGCCAAAACTCGCCATAATGAGGTAGCCCCCGGACAGTTTGAATTAGCACCCTTCTTTGAAAGTGCTAACGTAGCAACAGACCATCAACAATTAACCATGACCATTTTAAGAAAAATGGCGAAAAAACATGGTTTTGTCTGTCTTCTCCATGAGAAACCCTTCGCAGGAATTAACGGCTCTGGAAAACACGTCAACTGGTCTGTAGGTAATGCCACCCAAGGTAATTTATTAGATCCGGGTGATACTCCCCACAGTAATGCTCAATTCCTTCTTTTCTGTGGTGCTATTATCCGAGGAGTTCACAAGTTTGGGCCTTTGATGCGGGCCGTGGTTGCCACTGCTAGTAATGACCATCGCCTTGGTGCTAATGAGGCTCCCCCTGCTATCATGTCTGTATATCTTGGCTCTCAATTAGAGGATGTGTATGAGCAAATTCGCAAAGGGGAAATCACTGGTTCTCAATTGGCTCAAACCATGAATATCGGTATTGATACTTTACCTATTATTCCTAAAGATCCGGGCGATCGCAATAGAACCTCTCCTTTTGCCTTTACTGGTAACCGTTTCGAGTTCCGTGCGGTGGGTTCTAGTCAGTCAGTAGCAGGTCCTTTGGTGGCGATGAATACCATCTTAGCTGACTCTTTACAATGGATTGCCGAAAAGTTAGATGCTGAGTTAAAACAAGGTACTGACCTTAATGATGCTATCCAAAAAGTTCTTCAAGAAATCATGGAAAAACATGGTGCTGTGGTCTTTGGTGGCAATGGTTATTCTGAGGAATGGCATAAAATGGCTGTGGAGGAAAGAGGTTTAGCGAATCTACGTACCACTGCTGATGCTTTACCTAGTCTTAAATACAAGGAAGTAGAAGAACTATTTGACAAAATGGGAGTGCTTTCCCCTGTGGAGTTAGAAAGTCGCTTTGAGGTGTACGCCGAGCAGTATATTCTCTCCCTTGAGGTGGAAGCTAAGTTAGTGGTTAGCATGGCAAAAACTACCATTTATCCTGCTGCTATTAATTATCTATCTAAACTTACCAGTACCATGGCTAGTTTAAATAATATCGGTATAAAACTCGATACCTGTGCGATCGAAAAAATCGCTACTTTGGTAAATCAGTTGATCGCAGAAGTGGAAAAACTCAGTGAAGCCCTTCATAAAGAAGACTTTGCCGATACAGAAGCTCATATGAAATATTTTGCTCAAACCATTCTTCCCATAATGAATGAAGTACGCAAATATGCCGATGCCCTTGAGGGTGAAGTTGATGATGAGTTATGGCCTTTACCTACTTATCAGGAAATGTTGTTCATTAAGTAA
- the perR gene encoding peroxide stress response regulator PerR, with product MAKKADEIINVLKAKGLRVTPQRYAVYANLLSRNDHPTAENILTDLNKDAPTLSQATIYLSLQTLRDVGLIREVLLQEGVCRYDANVSPHHHFRCNCCGKIEDIPWETFSSLSIDKLRSGLKVDHYEVIVQGECNSCAEN from the coding sequence ATGGCAAAAAAAGCAGATGAGATTATCAATGTACTAAAGGCAAAAGGCTTGAGGGTAACACCCCAACGCTATGCTGTGTATGCAAATCTATTGAGTAGAAATGATCATCCCACGGCGGAAAATATCTTAACGGATTTGAACAAAGATGCCCCGACTTTATCTCAGGCGACAATTTATCTCTCTTTACAAACCCTGCGAGATGTGGGCTTAATTCGTGAGGTGTTGTTGCAGGAGGGGGTGTGTCGATATGATGCCAATGTTTCTCCCCATCATCATTTCCGCTGTAATTGCTGCGGAAAAATCGAGGATATTCCTTGGGAAACGTTTTCTAGTCTTTCTATCGATAAGTTGCGCTCGGGGTTGAAAGTTGATCATTATGAGGTGATTGTACAGGGAGAATGTAATTCCTGTGCTGAAAATTAA
- a CDS encoding CAB/ELIP/HLIP superfamily: protein MDSRTNTYVTEDQGRLNNYAVEPKMYVDSSQQFGFNKYAEKLNGRLAMIGFISLIGFELLTGQGLIGWLTNL from the coding sequence ATGGATAGTCGCACTAATACATACGTAACAGAAGATCAAGGTCGTTTAAATAACTATGCCGTTGAACCCAAAATGTACGTTGACTCTAGCCAACAATTTGGCTTCAATAAATATGCTGAGAAATTAAACGGTCGCTTAGCGATGATTGGTTTTATTTCCTTAATCGGTTTTGAACTATTAACTGGTCAAGGTTTGATTGGTTGGTTAACCAATCTATAG
- the ovoA gene encoding 5-histidylcysteine sulfoxide synthase OvoA yields MMNTEINNLVLSLNGCTKEDIINYLDWGWCREDILFKSILNRDTYYLNPDPLRNPLIFYLGHSAVFFINKLMMVGLLQKRINSDYERLFEMGVDPEFPDELQKTLNNIRQQSLEEVWSYRNEVYQTVIKVINNTPLSLPIEMDSPWWAIVMGIEHQRIHIETSSMLIRQLPPHLLQKPDRWNYAPSLGKPPQNEMIAVDGDTIILGKKDDDFLYGWDVDFGSREEVVDSFLVSKYMITNCEFLDFVNEGGYENKEFWDEESWEWLQGENRSHPKFWVRDGEGYQYRAMFDQFDLPLDYPVEVNHYEAIAFCRYLGQKKGKKYGLMSEAQWHLASKGNNDIDNYNLNLHYQSPTPVGSIKTAHSDAGIYDLRGNVWEWLGDKFTPLCGFKPHFLYQDYSQGFFDNRHYLLVGGAWITNGMEATPYYRNWFRPHFYQHAGFRIVEK; encoded by the coding sequence ATGATGAATACCGAGATAAATAATCTTGTACTATCCCTTAATGGTTGTACTAAAGAAGATATCATTAACTATCTTGATTGGGGATGGTGTCGGGAAGATATTTTATTTAAAAGTATCTTAAACCGTGATACCTATTATCTTAATCCTGATCCCCTTCGTAATCCTCTTATTTTTTATCTCGGGCATTCCGCCGTATTTTTTATCAATAAATTAATGATGGTGGGGTTGCTACAAAAAAGGATAAATTCCGATTATGAAAGACTTTTCGAGATGGGAGTTGATCCAGAATTCCCCGATGAGTTACAAAAAACCCTTAATAATATTCGTCAACAATCCTTAGAAGAAGTTTGGTCATATCGTAATGAGGTTTATCAAACAGTCATCAAGGTAATTAATAACACTCCCTTATCTTTACCTATTGAGATGGATAGCCCATGGTGGGCTATTGTGATGGGTATTGAACATCAAAGAATTCACATTGAAACCTCATCGATGTTGATTAGGCAGTTGCCTCCCCATTTATTACAAAAGCCTGATCGCTGGAATTATGCCCCTTCTTTGGGTAAACCTCCTCAAAATGAAATGATTGCAGTAGATGGAGATACGATCATTTTAGGTAAAAAAGATGATGACTTTTTGTATGGTTGGGATGTGGATTTTGGTAGTAGGGAGGAGGTAGTTGATAGTTTTTTGGTTAGTAAATATATGATTACTAACTGTGAGTTTTTAGATTTTGTGAATGAGGGGGGTTATGAAAATAAAGAATTTTGGGATGAGGAAAGTTGGGAATGGCTACAAGGGGAGAATCGCAGCCATCCTAAATTTTGGGTTAGGGATGGAGAAGGTTATCAATATCGGGCAATGTTTGATCAATTTGACTTGCCCTTAGATTATCCTGTAGAGGTTAACCATTATGAAGCGATCGCATTTTGCCGTTATTTAGGTCAAAAAAAAGGTAAAAAATATGGCTTAATGAGCGAAGCCCAATGGCATTTAGCATCTAAAGGCAACAATGATATAGATAACTACAACCTCAATCTCCATTATCAATCCCCTACCCCCGTGGGTAGCATCAAAACCGCCCACAGTGATGCAGGAATCTATGACTTAAGGGGTAACGTCTGGGAATGGTTAGGGGATAAATTTACTCCTCTATGTGGATTTAAACCCCATTTTCTTTACCAAGATTATTCCCAAGGGTTTTTTGATAATCGCCATTATCTCTTGGTGGGAGGTGCATGGATTACTAACGGTATGGAAGCCACACCTTATTATCGTAATTGGTTTCGCCCCCATTTTTATCAACATGCAGGATTTAGAATTGTTGAAAAATAG
- a CDS encoding TPR repeat domain protein, which produces MNNWLEIKSQIKAFCSQNNDEQLKIYLESLLDVDSSNPLLLAYGGVSYMLVGEGEKAIALWLDCFLLADDQELENIAESLAELADLHLKNHQYYQASLIYQQVLEFNAFHCQSYLNLGYCLLFSGNFDDAMEVWKNGLAINSSWAELSLNIAKEYQYIREYHQAINYYLEALNFYPNNSHIYYNLGLCYGGINEVDTAIDYHHKCLKLNPNLLSVYGELGYLYLLKGEIKKVKEYWQVLLNLNFNIFASYLNWSDGDNSKNISLNRQLISSLLEDNNLLELEVNIANLLFEQKQYSLAIKYYQLVIDFLLLKTEAKSSINKANVNLYKTFKNIIICLKDRNLDDDIEIYLNILSSLDPINAKKIIKKLKPIWTVNNLQKTGFEKNSVNNYYETAQEWVVKINQIENYQLIYDNNKLKLNRPESIDNKIHPSFYFPPDFPLPSSFVTTVKKGRFWLRQDEGSSAIITHDNYLLGDISPESPALSPNHPDKHPSYHSLLKSSSLPPVTMIKGRVVVLAGLLNNIYFHWLFDILPRIHLLEKASIDWDDIDSVVVDNRCQFQRETLDIFGIPASKIVPLSFPTHIEADELIVPSFPSAIAWMPPWSCQYLRTKIIGDNLNKETPHKKIYISRAKSSNRRLINELEIITILQQYNFEIVNLELLSVRQQAELLNQAKIVISPHGSGLSNLVFCQPNTKVIEICSPNYVYPCYWLVSNILELEYHYILGEIFGSKSVDNFLYPDSRFEDIYINPDNLKVFLNGI; this is translated from the coding sequence ATGAATAATTGGTTAGAAATTAAATCACAAATAAAGGCTTTTTGTAGTCAAAATAATGACGAACAATTAAAAATATATTTAGAGTCCTTGTTGGATGTTGATAGTTCTAATCCTTTACTTTTGGCTTATGGTGGCGTTAGTTATATGTTAGTTGGTGAGGGAGAAAAGGCGATCGCCCTTTGGCTAGATTGTTTTCTTTTGGCTGATGATCAAGAGTTGGAAAACATTGCCGAAAGTTTGGCAGAGTTGGCAGATTTACATTTGAAAAACCATCAATACTATCAAGCATCTCTCATTTATCAACAGGTATTAGAATTTAATGCTTTTCATTGTCAAAGCTATCTTAATTTAGGTTACTGTTTATTATTTTCTGGTAATTTCGATGATGCTATGGAGGTATGGAAAAATGGTTTAGCTATTAACTCTTCATGGGCAGAATTATCTCTCAACATTGCCAAAGAATATCAATATATTAGAGAATATCATCAAGCTATTAATTACTATTTAGAAGCTCTTAATTTTTATCCTAACAATAGTCACATTTACTATAATTTAGGTCTTTGTTATGGAGGAATTAATGAAGTTGATACAGCTATTGATTATCATCATAAATGTTTAAAACTTAATCCTAATTTGCTTTCCGTTTATGGTGAGTTAGGTTATCTTTATTTGCTAAAAGGTGAGATAAAAAAAGTTAAGGAATATTGGCAGGTTTTACTTAATCTTAATTTTAATATATTTGCAAGTTATCTTAATTGGAGTGATGGTGATAATAGTAAAAATATTTCTTTAAATAGGCAATTGATTTCTAGCTTATTAGAAGATAATAATTTGCTCGAACTAGAAGTAAATATTGCTAACTTACTTTTTGAACAAAAACAATATAGCCTTGCCATTAAATATTATCAACTGGTGATAGATTTTTTACTACTAAAAACAGAAGCAAAATCAAGTATCAATAAAGCAAATGTTAATCTTTATAAGACTTTTAAAAATATAATTATTTGTTTAAAGGATAGAAACTTAGATGATGACATCGAAATATACCTAAATATATTATCTAGTCTTGACCCAATAAATGCAAAAAAAATAATTAAAAAATTAAAACCAATATGGACTGTAAATAATTTACAAAAAACTGGTTTTGAGAAAAATAGTGTCAATAATTATTATGAGACAGCCCAAGAGTGGGTAGTAAAAATAAATCAAATAGAAAATTATCAATTGATTTATGATAATAATAAACTTAAATTAAACCGCCCCGAGAGTATTGATAATAAAATTCATCCTAGTTTCTATTTTCCCCCTGATTTCCCTTTACCTTCTAGCTTTGTAACTACCGTTAAAAAAGGTAGATTTTGGCTACGGCAAGACGAGGGGAGTAGTGCCATCATTACCCATGACAATTATTTACTTGGGGATATTTCCCCCGAATCTCCTGCCCTTAGCCCCAATCATCCCGATAAACATCCAAGTTATCATTCCCTTTTAAAAAGTTCTTCTCTCCCTCCTGTAACGATGATAAAAGGCAGAGTGGTTGTTTTGGCTGGTTTATTAAACAATATCTATTTTCATTGGTTATTTGATATTCTACCCCGCATTCATTTACTAGAAAAAGCCTCTATTGATTGGGATGATATTGATTCTGTAGTCGTGGATAATCGTTGTCAATTTCAACGGGAAACCCTTGATATATTTGGTATTCCTGCTTCTAAAATAGTTCCTCTTTCCTTTCCTACTCACATAGAGGCGGATGAATTGATTGTACCTTCTTTTCCCAGTGCGATCGCATGGATGCCCCCTTGGAGTTGTCAATATTTACGCACAAAAATAATAGGGGATAATCTGAATAAAGAAACACCCCATAAAAAAATTTATATTAGTAGAGCAAAATCAAGTAATCGCCGATTAATTAATGAACTAGAAATAATTACTATATTACAACAATACAACTTTGAAATAGTTAATTTAGAATTACTTTCCGTCAGGCAACAAGCAGAATTACTAAATCAAGCAAAAATTGTTATTTCTCCCCACGGTAGTGGATTAAGTAATCTAGTTTTTTGTCAACCAAATACTAAAGTTATTGAGATTTGTTCCCCTAATTATGTTTACCCATGTTATTGGTTGGTTAGTAATATTTTAGAATTAGAATATCACTATATTTTAGGAGAAATTTTTGGTAGTAAAAGCGTTGATAATTTTCTATACCCTGATAGTCGCTTTGAAGATATTTACATTAATCCAGATAATTTAAAAGTATTTTTAAATGGTATTTAA
- a CDS encoding Peroxiredoxin family protein/glutaredoxin, producing the protein MAVIEKVPSVVFKTRVRDESVEGPNPYRWEDKTTEDIFGGKKVVVFSLPGAFTPTCSSNHLPRYEELYEEFKAQGVDEVICVSVNDAFVMFKWGREIGAKNVFLLPDGNAEFTRKMGMLVEKSNLGFGLRSWRYSMLVNDCKIEKIFVEPGYEDNCPADPFEVSDADTMLAYLKGTAPAGVCDPVKEFVG; encoded by the coding sequence ATGGCTGTTATAGAAAAAGTACCTAGTGTAGTATTTAAAACCCGTGTCCGTGATGAATCTGTAGAAGGACCTAACCCTTACCGTTGGGAAGACAAAACCACTGAAGACATTTTCGGCGGTAAGAAAGTAGTGGTTTTCTCCCTACCCGGAGCATTCACCCCTACCTGTTCTTCTAATCACCTTCCTCGCTACGAAGAGTTATATGAAGAATTTAAAGCCCAAGGAGTTGATGAAGTAATCTGTGTATCTGTAAATGATGCTTTCGTAATGTTTAAATGGGGCAGAGAAATCGGTGCTAAAAATGTATTCTTATTACCCGATGGAAACGCTGAATTCACCCGCAAAATGGGTATGTTAGTAGAGAAATCTAACCTCGGATTTGGTCTAAGATCTTGGCGTTATTCTATGCTTGTTAACGACTGTAAGATCGAAAAAATCTTTGTAGAACCTGGTTACGAAGATAACTGTCCTGCTGATCCTTTTGAAGTGTCTGACGCTGATACCATGTTAGCCTACCTCAAAGGTACTGCCCCCGCTGGTGTGTGTGACCCTGTGAAGGAATTTGTCGGTTAA
- the ppnK gene encoding NAD+ kinase has product MQLQQVIIAYKAGDKDSKKWAERCSQDLEAKGCKVLLGPSGVKDNPYPVFLASATGKIDLGIILGGDGTVLAAARHLAPEGIPMLAVNVGGHLGFLTEPFSLFKDTEHIWDRLSKDLYAVERRMMLKARVFELNRGQQEAVSDDFYCLNEMCIKPACLDRMPTSLLEMEIDGEVVDQYHGDGLIISTPTGSTCYTVSAMGPIIHPAMSAIAVTPICPLSLSSRPLVLPAGSVVNVWTLGDYELNNKLWMDGALSTTIWPGQWISVTMAECFANFIILRESHSFYKTIREKLQWTGTRIPSDNNHRHN; this is encoded by the coding sequence GTGCAGTTACAACAAGTAATCATTGCGTATAAGGCAGGGGATAAAGATAGTAAAAAATGGGCTGAAAGATGCTCTCAGGATTTAGAAGCAAAAGGTTGTAAAGTTTTACTTGGCCCTAGTGGAGTAAAAGATAATCCCTATCCTGTTTTTTTGGCTTCTGCTACAGGAAAAATTGATTTGGGGATTATTTTAGGGGGAGATGGTACAGTTTTAGCGGCAGCAAGACACCTCGCCCCAGAAGGCATCCCGATGTTGGCGGTAAATGTAGGAGGGCATCTAGGCTTTTTAACAGAGCCTTTTTCTTTGTTTAAAGATACTGAGCATATCTGGGATAGGTTATCCAAAGATTTGTATGCGGTGGAAAGAAGAATGATGCTAAAGGCACGGGTTTTTGAGTTGAATCGGGGACAACAAGAGGCAGTGAGTGATGATTTTTATTGTCTTAATGAAATGTGTATTAAACCTGCTTGTTTGGATAGAATGCCTACTTCTCTGTTAGAAATGGAAATTGATGGGGAAGTAGTAGATCAGTACCATGGTGATGGTTTGATTATTTCTACTCCTACAGGTTCTACTTGTTACACGGTTTCGGCTATGGGGCCTATTATTCATCCTGCCATGAGTGCGATCGCCGTTACCCCCATTTGCCCTCTAAGTCTTTCGAGTCGCCCTCTCGTATTACCCGCAGGGTCAGTGGTTAATGTCTGGACATTAGGAGACTATGAATTGAATAATAAATTGTGGATGGATGGCGCCCTAAGTACCACCATTTGGCCCGGGCAATGGATATCTGTTACCATGGCAGAGTGTTTTGCTAACTTTATTATCTTGCGAGAATCTCACTCTTTTTACAAAACTATCAGAGAAAAACTACAATGGACAGGTACGAGGATTCCCTCTGATAACAACCATCGCCATAACTAA
- a CDS encoding thioredoxin-like protein: protein MSENTSSSFGVNRLRNFVIGIVAIALSLTLVLGLQTSVNSESLEAQAQGATPLEVALNNGKPTLMEFYANWCTSCQAMAGDMATLKQEYGNDVNFVMLNVDNTKWLPEVLNYQVDGIPHFVFLDNGGSAIASTIGEQPLSIFEQNLTALVSNNPLPYANSQGVTSQIETSNPAVDGNQDNPRDHSN from the coding sequence ATGTCTGAAAATACTTCTTCTAGTTTTGGGGTAAATCGACTTAGAAATTTTGTTATTGGTATAGTGGCGATCGCCCTTAGTCTTACTTTGGTGTTAGGATTACAAACAAGTGTTAATTCGGAGTCTTTGGAGGCACAGGCACAGGGGGCTACTCCTCTGGAGGTAGCTCTTAATAATGGGAAGCCGACTCTGATGGAGTTTTATGCTAATTGGTGTACTAGCTGTCAAGCCATGGCGGGGGATATGGCGACTTTGAAGCAGGAGTATGGCAATGATGTTAATTTTGTGATGCTCAATGTGGATAATACTAAGTGGCTTCCTGAGGTTTTAAATTATCAGGTGGATGGTATTCCTCATTTTGTTTTCCTTGATAATGGGGGAAGTGCGATCGCATCTACCATTGGCGAACAACCTTTATCAATTTTTGAACAAAATTTAACGGCTTTAGTGAGCAATAATCCTCTCCCTTATGCCAACTCTCAGGGAGTCACATCTCAAATAGAAACTTCTAATCCTGCGGTTGATGGTAATCAAGATAATCCCCGTGATCATAGCAATTAA